GGGCGGGAGAACCGGAGCGGGGGcggggcagccagggctgcagaaaCCCTCGGGGTGACCCAAGCGTCCAGAACCCCCCAGGTCCCTCCGCTTCGGATGGAAAGAATCGCGAGAACCCGCACGTAGGCGAAcaacagtgggggtggggagtcctGTGTTGAAGGGGGGCAGACCGGAGCCGAGAAGCTTGGGCCGTTAGACCTGGCCCCTCAAAGCGTCCCCTTGCCCTCGAAAGCAAGGAGACTCGGCATTGCCGGCAAACGGGAAGGAAACTGAAGCGTAGTCCCGTTGTAGATTTTTGTCGCTCTGGCCCACCTCTTCTACTTTTgggacacccccccacccccggatCGGCTGCCTTCTCCAGGGCCCCTGGTCTCAGGCAGAAGGACTTGGGGCTCGGAGACCCCGCCCTAGCCACACTCACCTGGGCCGCGGTCTTGTCGCGTGGGCCGCCCCCCGCACAGTCGCACCTTGGACAGCAGGATGAGGAGCTGCTTCTGGCAAAGGGACTTGGTGCCGCGGGGACACACGCGCCGCTGCGCCGACACCGGCCGGCTGCTCCCGGGCTCGCGGACCTCCCGCTTCTGTCGGATCAGGCTACTGGCCAACGCCGCCATAGCGCCCCGGGAGGAGACACCCCGAAACCAGCAGGCTCCCGGAGCGCCCTGGGCTCCCCTAGAGGAGCCCTCTCACCAGGGCATGCTCTGGACCCAACCCACCGCCCCACCCACAGGACCTAAGGATAAGCCCCAGACCCCCTTGCCTCCCCCCACAACCACCAGCTCCCACCCTTGGGCCCTGCACTGGCTCCAACAGCCTATGCACTCCTCAGCTGACCTCACCCATGAATTTTGTCCCCAAATGAAagctctccccttccctcctctctggcctctgtcccCACTTCCTCTGTCCCAAAGTCAAGACCCTCCTAAATTTCCAAGATGTGTTCTTAATCTCCTCAGACTTCTTTCCACCCTATTTTGGGGCCGCTCCTGCCCAGCCTACTCTTGTGTTCTGAAGGGTGTGGGTCTTTAGCTTTGGGGACATTAGTTCATCCTGGGCTGCTGTCAATGTCAGAGAGGAACCcagtcctgatttttttttcctttgctgtactCTAATTGGAATGGctctcccactttttccccccaAATCCCCCCAAATATGTCTCAATATCCAGGCtgtctaggttcagtgagaaggGGTTCCCAGATCCTCTGGCTGGATAATGCTTTTTCTCACAGGGTTCCAGTACCTGGGGTTCTAGCACCACAGGGTTCCAGCTGCTGAGGCCATTTCCTCACTTTGTTACCCTCCACTCCTTTGGAAGTCACCTCCAAATCAGTCCTTCCTAGTGCATACACCAGGTGGTTGTCTGGAGGACCCTCTGTCACCCGGAAACAGGAGCATCAGTCGTTTCTGTCTGTTTTCTGGTTGCCCCTTAAATTCCCCCGAGGAGCAGCGGGCACTGCTTAGATCCCACACCCTCCAATCTAACAAGGCCCCCCAGAGAGGAGTGCCCACGTTGCTAGTGAGCACTCCTCAAACGTGAACAGGCCTTAGTAAGTCCCAGCGCATCACAGCTTCCTGCGACAGGGCTTCCTCGGCCTCCTGGGACTGCTAGagcaccccttcctttccccgACGCCCCTCAACCTGTCCTGTCCTGTTGATCCGGGCGACGGGTGTCGCGGGCTCCGGCTCCaggctcctccctccctgtcACCCGCAAGCAGAGGTTCCCCCCAACGCCGGCCTAGGTGTCCCGGACCCCCAGGAAGGAGTGAAGATGTCTCCGCAGAGCGCCCCGGTTCGGCAAAGTCAGGGCACTGGGCCTGGAGGTTGGACCCGGCagagcggcagcggcggcggctgtGGGaagcggtggcggcggcggcggcgacagAAGCTCCCCCTCCTCTGCGAGCCGGCccgggggcggggcagggggcgGAGACGCCGGGGAAGAGGGAGGCGAAGCTGGGCGGGCGGAACCCTGGGGTTCCTCGGAAGCTGTGCGTGGGGACTGTTTGAGAGGCAGGCGGAGTCGAGGCAAGGCCTGCAAGTCTCGGGGTGCAGGGGAAACGAGACAAGGAAGCCCGAAGCGGCGGGGCTGGGGGGCTAAAAGGAACGGCCGACAGAAATTGGAAAGGGACCCTACTACCTGGGATGGAAGTGAGGACGGAAAAGGATGAAGAAAGTGATGGGTGGGGGTGGCTGTACCATCCAGTCTGGGCTGCACCCCCGGCCTTAATATCTCTCTGCTTTGGTGTAAGCCAAATTGATCAGAACCAGGTTTCCAAAAGCCGGTTCCCGCATTTTGCCAATCCTGTTCGCTGTTGACTCTGAAAGAACCCGGGGGAGATGTTTCGGGAGGCGGCAccgggatggggtgggggtgggaggtgccAGGCAGATTTGAAGAGCATGGGCCTCAGGCAGGGCAAAACACTGGGGGAGACCTTTTAGAAAAGAGGCTTTGGACCCAAGACACACAGTCCCCTCCACAGCCCTGTCGCCAAAGGAAACACTTCGCATTCCCGAAGAGTAGACTCTTTAATGGGTCCCGCCCCCTACGCCCGCTAAACCGCCCCCTTTGCGGGCAACCTTGGCTTCCTCCACCGCCTCACGCAAGGCCTGGGCAGGGTCTCCGCGGAGCTGGGCCAATGCCCCGCGCAGGGCAGCGGAGCCCTCGCCCATACAGAGCTTTCGGCCGCTCACAAAATAATGAGGCAGCGTCCCGGCCTCGAGCACTCGGCTCAGCTCATCCAGTAGCCCAAGGCAACAAGCGCCGGCGTTTTCGGGCCGCGCCAGGTAGAGCGCAGGGAGCCGCTCGCACGCCCAGTAGAGCAAGGTCCGCAGGAGGTAGGGCGCGGCGGCCCGGGTCCCCGCCACCAGCGGGCGCAGCAGCGCCTGGGCCGCCGCGTGTGCTTGAAGCAGCGGCGCTGGGATGCGCGCTTTGAGCGCCAGCTCCTGGCGGGCGAAGCACAGCTGCCATCCAGGGGTGCCCTGCTGCTCCGGGTGGCTGCCCGGCACTAGGTAGAAAGAAGCCGACTCCGAGACCAGTGGACCCGCCCACGAGTGGCTCCGAGCCCTGTCAGGCCAGCCTGTCACGGTCACCACCGGGATCAGGTCGAAGAGCAGGAGGTGGCGTGGGGGCTCTGGAGTGGCCAGGAGGACCGTGGTGACACCCGCGTGGCGAGCTGCGTGAACCAGCCGCGGGGCGCCTGGGACCGGGATCAGGGACTCAGCGACCTCAGCCAGCTTAACGAAGAACCAGGCAGCCACTTGGGTAGGGCATAATGTGGGCCATGCCTTCGGAGCCTCCGACGGCTTTGGGGATGGCTTTTCGTCGGCTTCCAAGGCGTCACTACTCAGTGTTTTCAATGGCTCAGGAGTTTCAAGATGGGTGATGTCATTGTAAGGCGAGTGGGACCCTGAGAGGTCACTAGATGATTTTTCCACAGATGTGTgcggctcaggctcaggctcaggctcagggaCATAATCATGTGCCTGGTCTACGGAGCTTTCCTGGTCCGTGGGACTTTCTTTGCTATGGGTTTGGTGAGTCAAATCACATTCTTCTGCGACAGGGGGTCCTAGGCAATCCTGCCAGGTCTCCCGGACGGAAATTCCGCACATCAGCTCTGGAAGGCGGAGCCATGCATAACAGGATTCCAGATCTAGTAGCAGCTCTGGCCCAGTGCCGTCCAGAGAAAACACAGGCACAAGGAGCGTAAAGCCAGCATCATAATGAGGTCCCCGGGCGTAGGGACCTAAGGGGGCATGCCCTAAATCTAGGGAGCCTTCGCGAATCCCACCGCGAAGCAGCAAGAGTTCTGCCTGGGGTGGGAAACGAGGGTCCTGGCGGTGAACCAGacctaaaggaagaaaaaggattgTGAAGGTATCGTGGTCCAGAGCCGGGGGTGGAGAATGGTGAGGCTGGGGTTTGCAACTTCCCATAGTTGAGAATTACTTACCGAGCAAAGAGAAGACAAAATCCTTGGCTCGGAGAAGATCAGCTGCAGGCTTGGGCCCTTCGCTCCAACTCTCCTGGACACCCAGCTCCTGAATCAACTGAGTCAGCTCCTGCAGCTGGGCGCCAGAGCAGAAGTCGACGTCTGTGAGCGGccgggctggggctgggggtggcgGGCCCCACCAGGGGGCACCGCCCCATACGGTGGAAGCCATGGATCTCTATCGTTTGGGGCTAGCGCAAACAGATCCGAGTTAAGCTCTGGCAGGCCTTTCCTTGGCTCCCCAAAGTTCTccagttttcccttccttctgAGGTGGAGCAAGGGCAGCAGACAGTCCACAAGTGGGTCTTGCAGATGATGCGTTCTGCGTTTAGTCTTCAAAATGAACAGATGACTACTTTCTTCGTCCTTTTCCTAGATGCAGGTTGCGGCCCGGTGAATCGCTTCACccgactcagcaggtaaagaatGGCTATTGAACCCTCCTGGGGAACACAGTAGCCAATCTTTGCCACCACCCTTGTCCGGCTCCTCTTTTTCAGAAGAGGCTCATTGGTCCACGACTTCCCGATTAAGGGTAGCTGAAAAGGTTGTGAACAGAAAACACCGTAAAAGATTCTACAGGTAACTTCCTGATGGTCACATGTCCACGCCCTTTTCTGGAAGCTGTCTGGGTGGTTCTGGCCTGGTCCCGCCTCCGGTGAGAGTTCAGCCCCTCCTTTCACCCTGCTGAGATGTTGCTACCCTGGGAGTTGTAGTACTGGTACGTTGGAGCGGTCCCTACACACCCTTGCCACTGTGCTAAAAGCTGTATTGGAAGCTgtagtttcttctttctttctttcccacctcccccctcttctcttttgttttgttttgttttgagattgtgttttcactgtgtggctctggacgacttggaacttgctatgtagatcagactgactGCCAATCACAGAactcagcctgcctttgcctcccgagttctgggattaaaggcagacaGCACCATGcttgaccctttttttttttttttttttaacttttataaaaaGTCTtaagctggcggtggtggcatacgcctgtaatcctagcactcaggaggcagaggcagatgcagatggatctctgtgagttcagggccagcctggtctacagagttccaggacagccagggctgttacacagagaaactctgtgtcaaaaaacaaaaaagtcttgtTATAtagtccaagctagcctggaatcactatgtagcccctgctgaccctgaactcacagcaAGCTTCCTATTTCCGCTTCCTTGGTGCTGGACTTACAGGCTcatgccactacacccagctggGAGTTGTTTTGTGACAATGTATTGTTCTGTCTAATCAATCCTACATAAACACTCCTTGGAATTGGAGAAGAGGGATAATTGGTTGGCTCTGCATAGTAAACAATAATGAAGAACACACACTTCATTCCATTTGTGagcctccatggtctcttagatgaagttcttttaagaaaattctgacttttttattttagtttgtttatgtacttgaggcagggcctcattatatagctgtggctggcctgaaactatgtatatcaggctgacctcaagctcccagagatctacctgcctgtgcctcctgagtgctgagattaaagacctcTAGTCATTTCAAAGACtgtgctgtagttagagttttcctgcctggcccacagtcaggacaaatctctcttacccgccagtcccacagttgctcagacccaaccaagaaagcacacacagagtgatatccacagcactgtgctTTAGAAAAGCTGGGCCAGGCTTGggaggtggatctgggaagacTGAAGGCtgaaggccagtctggacaatttagactctctttttaaaaaggaaaaagctgagcgtggtgatgcacacctttaatcccaatacttgagatgcagaggcaggcagatctctgtgagttcaaggccagcttagtctgcatagagagttccaagacagccagggttacatggtgagttgtctttaaaaaaaaaaaaaaaaaagtaataataatgcaTATGACATGTCCAGGGTCAGAGTTAGTGAGACAGGTTGAGAAAAGGCTCTCTGGATTGGTGGCAAGGCATCTTCCTGGAATCAGTGGCCATAATGTTGAGGCAGGAATATACAAGGTGACGCAGAAAAGGGCATCTGAATCATGGAGGGGGATTGTAACCAGCGATGCCTACATCAGACGTGCAGAATCATGGCAGGGGAAACACGTGGGGATTTGAAGTTCTGTGGACGCAGAGGCCATCAGAACTGAAATTGAAGTCCAAAGGAAACTCTCATCAACGTCAGGTGAGGCCACAAAAACTAGGGTAGGGTATTACTTCCAGTAAGCTATGCTATCAGAGACCAAACCAAGGATCAGAATATAGCACACACACAGCTTGGGGCTGAGAGCATGATAATGGGACAGATAGTAAACCAGTAAACACGCAGTAGGCTCATAGACCAGACCCTTGACCAGGCCGGGCTTCTTACACTCCTTCTGCCACTGATCATTAATCTGGGACATCTTGAAAAGCCAGAGGATTGTGACAAGTGttgtggctcaggcttatcatcccagcacttgggcagctgaggcaggaggactgccacgAACTAGACTCACCTGagatgcagagtgagttccaggtgaaCCTAGCCTAAATGAAGACACTACCCCAAAACTGGAGTCAGGGGGAGTCTGTAAAGAAATTCCTGGAACCAGAGCACCTGGGAAGCCCAGACTGAAAGGATTTTAAGTCACTGCCAAGGGGGGACCCTTCCCCTTCAGCCCCATGGGGAAATGAAGGAACTAGGGGCATATATATCTGTGACCCAAGAAGCCAGATCAAGAGGagtcaggactttttttttttttcaattttcttttgtgtatgggtgttttgcctgcatgtgtgtctgtgtgccatttGTGTGCCTAGAGCATTTGGATCCAGAAGATGGCCTCAGATCCacaggactagagttacagatagttgtgagccaccatgtgagtgttaGGGATTGAGCCTGAGTTCTCTTACCTGCTCTCAAGCtccatgtatgagtgttttacctacatgtagaTATGTGTAGCTTGTGCTTGCTTGGTACCTTCAGAAATCAGAAGagtgcattggatcccctggaactggaattacagatgattgtgagccactgtgtggtgctgggaactgaacctgggtcctctgcaagagatgTTAGCAATCTTCtctactgagccctctctccagtccctgaaggCTGGGCTCACAGTTTGGGGTACCATGCATAGGGAATCTGTATATATCTTTCTGAACCActagaaaaatcaacaagattcaCTGGGAGGTGCTGGGAGATAATggtgcattttttatttttaaaacttacttctctatgtgcctgcatgcatgcgtgtgtgctcaagtgtgtgtgggggtcaaaagacaacttgtggaaactagttctctccttccaccatgtatatcctaaggatcaaactcaagacATTAGGCTTGACtgctttacccactcagccatctggtcaacctccctctcttcctttccttcatcttctgtttttggagacagggtttctttgtgtagctctggctgtcccggaactcactctgtagaccaggcaggccttgaactcacagagatccacctgcctctgcctcctgagtgctgggattaaagatgtgtgccactactgccctgcttccctttttttctaattacattATTTTGCACATGGAGCTCAAAGGACACCTTGGAATAATTATCTTTTTCTACCCAGGCATCAAACTcacatcaggcttggcagcaagcacctttgccctctgagccatctcattggacccctttcctttctttttattaagacaggatctcatgtaggtCAGGTTTTTCTATAATTTACTATGTAGTAGtggttgaccttgaattcctaattctcctgcctttacctcccacaTTCTGAGGTTataagcatgcatcaccatgcccagtcttTAAAGAATGATCCTCAGGTGTGGTAGCTCATACCTGTAACCCTAATgctcaggaagttgaggcaggagaagctGTATCTGTAGGTCCAGTCCCTTCCACCTGCCAGAAGCTTCACCAGATGTCTATGCCTCTCAAAATCAACTAGAGGCCCTGTTGCTCTGGACCAGGCACCTGACAGGTCACGTGGTCTTTGATTCCCACCAGAAACAGTAACTGGCAGGGAAAAGTGTGAAGCTCTGTCTCCCAGGTATCCTTGTCAGAAGGCAAGTTGTGTAACACAGTGAGCATCAGGATAACCTgagctacagtgtgtgtgtgagagacagagcgaatcaacttcctcctcttcctgtaaaaaagccaggcatagtgttggtgcatacctataatctcagcactcatgatgCTAAGGCTGCATGTTTACAAATTCGAGTCCAGCACAGGCTATAGAATGAGTTAatagctagcctgggctacatagcaaaagcctgtctcaattttttttctatgacagAAATGTCCTGAGTCTTTGCTGTCTGGCTACATGTGGCTGTCAGAACTAAAAACTGTAGCAACTGAAGAATAGAATTAAAATTGgctctgtcttttgagacaggcctttgctatgtagctctgtctggGCTCAGAATAGAaatcatcttgcctcagccttctacatTCTGAtcttacaggtgtgtactactcTACCcagctctgattttcttttttcctttttgagaccaggtctatGCAGCCCTATCCTAGagcttatgtagaccaggctggtcttgaacccacagagatccacctgcctcagcctcctgagtgctgggattaaaaacattcACTTCTATGCccaccttaaatttttttttatgtgtgtggttaattgcctgcatatatgcctgtgtaccatgcgTGCAGTGCTCACAAACACCAGAAGATGAGACAACATTgagtccctggacctggagttacaaactTCTACTCACCCaccaggtgagtgctgggaattgaacctgagtcctctagaagagcaatatgtgctcctaatagatgagccatctctccaggtccttcagaatctttctcttttctttttgatacagggtcccAAGTAGActatgctggtcttgaactcattatgtagctgagaatgactttgaactcctgatcctcctacctctacctaccaagtgctggCTTTAGAGATGTGCAATACAAGGCTTGGTGagaattttcagttttaattgaCATCCTAATAGTCACATTTGGATAGTGGCTACTGTCTTTTTCCCTAAAACACAGCTCTTGAGCCGGCAGAGAATGGGCTTGCCTATGGAGCTGTGGAGAAAGAATAGAGACGTGTTAATTCCATGTCTCTTTAAGATGAGGATATCAATATAAATGGTAGCGCTGGGATGAAGAGCCTCAAACAAGCACAGAATGCTTCTCTTGCCTCTTTATTCCTGATGCATATTTGCCCCCTCTTTGTCCAAGGTCCTCATCACATTTTGATATCCCCATTCCTTCTGGGTCTCCTCTGAGTTTTTAAGTGCTTCTTGACGAGAGCGCCTGGGAGACAGAGCCTCACACTTTTCCCTGCCAGTTAGTAACTGTTTCTGGCGGGAATCAAAGACCACATGACCTGTCCGGGTGCCTGGTCCAGGGCACTGGGGCTTCCAGTTGATTTTGGGAGGCATAGACATCTGGCGATACTTCTGGCAGGCTGAAGGGACGTTATCTACAGTGTGGTATACCCAGTCCTGGCTGTCTAACCGCCGGGACGGGGGTTGCAGCTCTATTAGGACTGGTACCTCTGACAAAGTTTTCAGGTCAGGGGAGAGCACTTGGGCCTTGGAAGGGCAGGAGCCTTGGTTGACTGGGACAGAAGTCGAGGACACTTGCTGCTCTGTATTGTCTTTCTGAGAATTCGTTTTACATACAAGGGATTTCACTGGGGAAGATGCCAGCTTTAATATCTGAAGTGGGCCCAAGACTTGGGCAGAACCAGTACCTGGAGCAAAGCTTGTTTTTTTGTTGATGTCAGAGTCTGGGGTAAGGCCTGAGTCCTTATAGGGGCCAACCTGCTGGGTAAGGCCTGGAGTCTTGAAGCCAGAGCCTTGGCCAAGTGCCGGGTTCTGATGATGGCTAGAATCTTGATTAATTGCTGGGCATTCCTGAAGGTTAGGGTCTTGGCCATGTTCTGAACTGTAAATGCCAACATCTTGGTTTAGGTCCGATCTTCTTTCTGCTGTGGTGACATTGATTAGATGGGGATTCTTGTGGGAGTTGGTGTCTTGGTTTAGATCTGGGACTCTGTAGATTCCAGGATTTTGAGTAAGGCCTAAATTCTTGTAGTCTCCTGAGTCCTGTGTGAAACCTGAGCTCTTATGAAGGTAAGAGATTTGGACATGGCCTGGGCTCTTGGGGGAACTAGATTCCTGGATAAGTCCTGAGTTTTTGTTAATTTCAGAGTCTTGGGTATGGCATGGGTTCTTCTGTGGTCTAGAGTCTTGGGAAAGGCCTACATTCCTGCAGGTTCCTGGATGTTGTACATTTCTTGAACCATTGTTACCTCCAGAATTATGAGAGGAGTCTGGCCACTTTTGGTCTCCTACTGGGGAGAGACCTTTATTTTTGTTGATTACAGTGTCTTGGGTTAATGTACCATTCCTGTAGACCACAGAGTCTTGCATAAAGCTCAAAGTCTTCTGACCAGATGTTTGACTGAATATTATATTCTTGTGGAGGTTGGAAGGTTGGATGAAACCTAAGTTCCTAAGGACACCAGCATCTTG
Above is a window of Onychomys torridus chromosome 8, mOncTor1.1, whole genome shotgun sequence DNA encoding:
- the Tmem102 gene encoding transmembrane protein 102; the encoded protein is MASTVWGGAPWWGPPPPAPARPLTDVDFCSGAQLQELTQLIQELGVQESWSEGPKPAADLLRAKDFVFSLLGLVHRQDPRFPPQAELLLLRGGIREGSLDLGHAPLGPYARGPHYDAGFTLLVPVFSLDGTGPELLLDLESCYAWLRLPELMCGISVRETWQDCLGPPVAEECDLTHQTHSKESPTDQESSVDQAHDYVPEPEPEPEPHTSVEKSSSDLSGSHSPYNDITHLETPEPLKTLSSDALEADEKPSPKPSEAPKAWPTLCPTQVAAWFFVKLAEVAESLIPVPGAPRLVHAARHAGVTTVLLATPEPPRHLLLFDLIPVVTVTGWPDRARSHSWAGPLVSESASFYLVPGSHPEQQGTPGWQLCFARQELALKARIPAPLLQAHAAAQALLRPLVAGTRAAAPYLLRTLLYWACERLPALYLARPENAGACCLGLLDELSRVLEAGTLPHYFVSGRKLCMGEGSAALRGALAQLRGDPAQALREAVEEAKVARKGGGLAGVGGGTH